One Natranaerovirga hydrolytica genomic region harbors:
- the recJ gene encoding single-stranded-DNA-specific exonuclease RecJ, giving the protein MIPQRKIWALREKNANQIKDKKMPQYIAKILENRGITDEEDIQKFLNPTLEQLHDPFLLKDMNQAVARVLKAIDKNEKIYIYGDYDVDGITSTSVLYLFLKNELQGNVSYYIPDRLEEGYGVNVNALKKIRDEGTQLLITVDTGITACEECQYALDIGLDVIITDHHECQDQLPHAIAVIDPKREDCHYPFDKLAGVGVVFKLIQGIALTVDHIDTEDIYKYLDIVAIGTVADIVPLVDENRVITYNAFKKIPNTWNIGLKALLKISDYKEDNKITAGFIGYRLAPRLNAGGRIGDAKRGVALFITDKEEEAYQIAQELNQENAYRQELEEKIYNEAVKIIEKENNLEEEKILVVASENWHHGVIGIVSSRITEKYYRPSLLLCIEDGVATGSARSVEGFSIFEALNRTKDIMNKFGGHDMAAGLSIDEDKIQLLQNNLNAYANEQMTPETLVPKLKADSYINVEEITVNLIEEIQQLEPYGMGNPEPQFILKGAIDEIRLVGKNNNHLRLGLSDNQTKINGIGFGMPNYDKYYKLNDSIELIGQLAINEWNGLRSPQILIKDIRHNLSSINYLLEQYNTYKYQVETDYEQHLEGFLASNNIKTIHREKFEEIYKKLNYNLKVNGGTQSIFDLIQPKTEAFIQLVLILDVFDELGLIQYKMDIPFLEYHLLKNKKVKLDSSKLYKILQQG; this is encoded by the coding sequence ATGATACCACAAAGAAAAATTTGGGCGTTAAGGGAAAAAAATGCAAATCAAATTAAAGATAAAAAGATGCCTCAATACATAGCTAAAATTTTAGAAAATAGAGGAATTACTGATGAAGAAGATATACAAAAATTTTTAAACCCTACATTAGAGCAACTACATGACCCTTTTTTGTTAAAGGATATGAATCAAGCAGTTGCAAGAGTTTTAAAAGCCATTGACAAGAATGAAAAAATTTATATATATGGTGACTATGATGTAGATGGTATAACCAGTACCAGTGTGTTATATTTGTTTTTAAAAAATGAATTACAGGGTAATGTATCTTATTATATTCCAGATCGATTAGAAGAAGGTTATGGTGTTAATGTCAACGCATTAAAAAAAATAAGAGATGAAGGCACACAATTGCTCATAACTGTTGATACTGGCATTACAGCTTGTGAAGAATGCCAATATGCCTTAGATATTGGATTAGATGTGATTATTACAGATCATCATGAGTGTCAAGATCAATTACCCCATGCTATTGCGGTCATTGATCCTAAAAGAGAAGATTGTCATTATCCATTTGATAAGTTAGCAGGTGTTGGTGTGGTGTTTAAATTGATTCAAGGGATTGCATTGACAGTGGATCATATAGATACAGAGGACATTTATAAGTATTTAGACATCGTAGCCATTGGCACAGTTGCAGATATTGTACCTTTAGTAGATGAAAATAGAGTCATTACATATAATGCCTTTAAAAAGATACCAAATACTTGGAATATTGGACTTAAAGCCTTATTAAAGATTAGTGATTATAAAGAAGACAATAAAATAACAGCTGGCTTTATTGGTTATCGATTGGCGCCTAGATTAAATGCTGGGGGACGTATTGGTGATGCTAAAAGAGGTGTGGCTTTATTTATCACGGATAAAGAAGAAGAGGCTTACCAGATTGCCCAAGAACTAAATCAAGAAAACGCTTATAGACAAGAGTTAGAAGAAAAAATTTATAATGAAGCTGTCAAGATAATTGAAAAAGAAAACAATCTGGAAGAAGAAAAAATATTAGTGGTTGCATCTGAAAATTGGCACCATGGCGTCATTGGGATTGTTTCTTCTAGAATTACAGAAAAATACTACCGTCCAAGTCTTTTGCTTTGCATTGAAGATGGGGTTGCAACAGGTTCAGCTAGAAGTGTAGAAGGGTTTAGTATCTTTGAAGCTTTAAACCGTACAAAAGATATTATGAACAAATTTGGTGGACATGATATGGCAGCAGGTCTGTCCATAGATGAAGATAAAATCCAATTGCTTCAAAATAATCTTAACGCTTATGCCAATGAACAGATGACACCAGAAACATTGGTGCCTAAATTAAAAGCGGATTCATACATTAATGTAGAAGAAATAACGGTTAATCTGATAGAAGAAATACAACAATTAGAGCCATATGGTATGGGCAATCCAGAACCACAATTTATTCTAAAAGGAGCAATAGATGAAATTAGACTTGTAGGCAAAAACAACAATCATTTACGGTTAGGGTTAAGTGACAATCAAACAAAAATAAATGGTATTGGCTTTGGCATGCCCAATTATGATAAATATTACAAATTAAATGATTCTATAGAATTAATAGGACAGCTTGCAATTAACGAATGGAATGGTCTTAGAAGCCCTCAAATACTTATAAAAGATATTAGGCATAACCTTAGCAGTATCAATTATTTGCTGGAGCAATACAATACGTATAAGTATCAAGTTGAAACAGATTATGAGCAGCATTTAGAAGGATTTTTAGCATCTAATAACATTAAAACAATCCATAGAGAAAAGTTTGAAGAAATATATAAAAAATTAAATTACAACTTAAAAGTCAATGGTGGTACCCAATCTATATTTGATTTGATACAACCTAAAACAGAAGCTTTTATTCAATTGGTATTGATTTTAGATGTGTTTGATGAACTAGGACTTATTCAGTACAAAATGGATATTCCTTTTTTAGAATATCATTTATTAAAAAATAAAAAAGTAAAGTTAGACAGTTCTAAACTCTACAAAATCCTTCAACAAGGCTAA